One Desulfonatronovibrio hydrogenovorans DSM 9292 DNA segment encodes these proteins:
- a CDS encoding sigma-54 interaction domain-containing protein, translating to MEQKNTLDSAGETVMVRGLFPAGVPFGGILDEIPLGAAVMDLKRRVVLMNRALTALTGYDQAEARGIHCSNILRSSMCLQQCPLNGGDCNEYAFVQSNIINRSRERIPVRISASPIHDLEGRRAGYLSLVEDLRSQEKMDWKSSHSTNFGSLIGRSPQIEKIFSILPMVAQTDSSILITGESGTGKDVVAEAIHLASDRAKGPFIKVNCAALPETLLESELFGHQKGAFTGAAENKPGRFKLAHNGTVFLTEVGDLPMGLQSKLLTFLDDKVIFPLGSTKGVKVNVRIIAATLRPLEQMVREGLFRSDLLFRLNVVRLHLPPLREREGDIRLLMDQMLSTISRQFRKNIRGVSEDALSMLLNHDYPGNIRELKNIVEYAVNVCQSDMVQVSHLPEYVFEDGLRQKQAAKLSIPVPSSLGQARSDSRGCTWVDMEKKMILEALVAAKGKKSKAADILGWGRSTLWRKMKKFGLE from the coding sequence ATGGAACAAAAAAACACTTTGGATTCAGCAGGTGAAACAGTCATGGTCAGGGGGCTTTTCCCCGCAGGAGTGCCTTTTGGCGGGATTCTGGATGAAATTCCGCTGGGTGCTGCTGTAATGGACCTGAAACGCAGGGTAGTGCTGATGAACAGGGCCCTGACAGCCCTGACCGGCTATGATCAGGCAGAAGCCAGGGGGATTCACTGCTCCAATATCCTGCGTTCCAGCATGTGCCTTCAGCAGTGTCCCCTTAATGGGGGTGACTGTAATGAGTATGCCTTTGTTCAGAGCAATATTATAAACAGATCCAGGGAGAGGATTCCGGTCAGAATATCTGCGTCCCCCATCCATGATCTTGAAGGACGCAGGGCTGGATATTTGAGCCTGGTGGAGGACCTCAGATCCCAGGAAAAGATGGACTGGAAATCTTCTCATAGCACCAATTTCGGAAGCCTCATCGGAAGGAGTCCGCAAATTGAAAAAATATTCAGCATCCTGCCCATGGTAGCTCAGACCGATTCCTCCATTCTGATAACAGGGGAGAGCGGCACTGGCAAGGATGTTGTTGCTGAAGCCATCCACCTGGCCTCTGACCGAGCCAAAGGGCCGTTTATTAAAGTTAATTGTGCAGCCCTTCCGGAAACCCTTCTTGAGTCTGAGCTGTTTGGGCATCAGAAAGGAGCTTTTACCGGGGCCGCTGAAAACAAGCCCGGCCGGTTCAAGCTTGCTCACAATGGTACGGTTTTTCTGACCGAGGTCGGTGATCTGCCCATGGGCCTGCAAAGCAAGCTGCTGACCTTTCTGGACGACAAGGTCATCTTCCCTCTGGGCAGCACCAAAGGGGTCAAGGTCAACGTCCGAATCATTGCCGCCACCTTGAGGCCGTTGGAGCAGATGGTCCGGGAGGGACTTTTCAGGAGTGATCTTCTGTTCCGGCTTAACGTGGTCCGGCTGCACCTTCCGCCTTTGAGGGAAAGGGAGGGGGATATCAGGCTGCTGATGGATCAGATGCTCAGTACCATCTCCAGACAATTCAGAAAGAACATCCGGGGGGTATCAGAGGACGCCCTTTCCATGCTCCTTAATCATGATTATCCCGGCAACATCCGCGAGCTGAAGAACATTGTCGAATATGCGGTCAATGTCTGCCAGTCGGACATGGTCCAGGTTTCTCACCTGCCGGAGTACGTGTTTGAAGACGGCCTCAGGCAGAAGCAGGCAGCCAAACTGTCCATACCGGTGCCATCCTCCCTTGGCCAGGCCAGGTCCGATTCCAGGGGATGTACCTGGGTGGACATGGAAAAAAAGATGATTCTTGAAGCCCTGGTGGCAGCCAAGGGCAAGAAGAGTAAGGCAGCAGACATCCTGGGCTGGGGCAGAAGTACCTTGTGGCGTAAAATGAAAAAATTCGGACTGGAATAA
- a CDS encoding NifB/NifX family molybdenum-iron cluster-binding protein — protein MAPFSSHGNQRVLITVHDHDISPRFDYTLEVLIVEKDGEGQIVDKKNLLLSEPSAEEICNLVQTENVQAVICGGIEADYYQYLTWKKVLVFDNIMGPVSRVLEAWTEGVLKEDTIFRD, from the coding sequence ATGGCACCATTTTCTTCTCATGGCAATCAGCGGGTTTTAATTACTGTTCACGACCATGATATTTCTCCGAGGTTTGATTACACCCTTGAAGTGCTTATCGTGGAAAAAGACGGGGAAGGGCAGATTGTGGATAAAAAGAATCTTCTTTTGTCCGAGCCATCAGCCGAGGAGATCTGCAACCTGGTTCAGACTGAAAATGTCCAGGCTGTTATCTGCGGGGGCATTGAAGCAGACTATTACCAGTATCTGACCTGGAAGAAGGTGCTGGTATTTGACAATATCATGGGGCCTGTATCCAGGGTTCTGGAGGCTTGGACCGAGGGTGTTCTTAAAGAGGACACCATATTTCGAGACTGA
- a CDS encoding sigma-54-dependent transcriptional regulator has product MNHPGDLERLEKVRLMLVDDEERFRTTLAKRLGEKGVKPRTASGGVEALQSMKDGPVDVVVLDIKMPGMDGIETLGQIKKIDPDTEVILLTGHANVESAVEGMRLGAYDYLMKPCDLEQLLEKILQAYDHKVSREESRVKDKMKEQVEHWQKHWSRS; this is encoded by the coding sequence ATGAACCATCCCGGGGATCTAGAGCGCCTGGAAAAAGTCAGGCTTATGCTGGTAGATGATGAAGAGCGCTTTCGGACTACTCTGGCCAAGAGGCTGGGGGAGAAGGGGGTCAAACCAAGGACCGCTTCAGGCGGGGTGGAGGCCCTGCAATCCATGAAGGACGGCCCAGTGGACGTGGTGGTTCTGGATATTAAGATGCCTGGAATGGACGGCATTGAAACCCTTGGCCAGATCAAGAAGATTGATCCGGATACAGAGGTGATCTTATTGACCGGCCACGCCAATGTGGAGTCAGCTGTGGAGGGAATGAGACTGGGAGCTTATGATTACCTGATGAAGCCCTGTGACCTTGAGCAGCTTTTAGAAAAAATCCTCCAGGCCTATGACCACAAGGTGTCCAGAGAAGAAAGCCGGGTTAAGGACAAGATGAAGGAACAGGTGGAGCACTGGCAAAAGCACTGGTCCAGATCATAA
- a CDS encoding CBS domain-containing protein has product MVEKKPEHPRIGDLMVGLKEFPTISREAFFHEAHTALEKAQENFLAGRSRYRTLLVEDDKGQVVGKLSPMDLIQGLEPKYTNVIDPNRLKFKDTMYVIKSMKQKVLWDKPLDNLCQVAQHSKIKDFLKLPTEGHMVGKDDFLDDALHRFVVERHDSLFVVDGTKLVGLLLFADVYSYISNKIKESCTAG; this is encoded by the coding sequence ATGGTTGAAAAAAAACCTGAGCATCCGCGAATAGGAGATTTGATGGTGGGTTTAAAGGAGTTCCCCACCATTTCCAGGGAAGCCTTTTTCCATGAGGCCCACACAGCCCTAGAAAAGGCTCAGGAAAATTTTTTAGCTGGCAGAAGCAGGTACAGGACGCTTCTGGTTGAGGACGACAAGGGGCAAGTAGTGGGCAAGCTGTCGCCCATGGATCTTATCCAGGGCCTTGAGCCTAAATATACAAATGTTATTGATCCCAACCGGCTGAAATTCAAGGACACAATGTATGTGATCAAATCAATGAAGCAGAAAGTACTATGGGACAAGCCCCTGGATAATCTCTGTCAGGTAGCACAGCACAGCAAGATAAAGGATTTTCTCAAGCTGCCCACTGAAGGACATATGGTGGGCAAGGATGATTTTCTGGATGACGCCCTGCACCGGTTTGTAGTTGAGCGTCATGATTCCCTTTTTGTGGTGGATGGAACTAAGCTAGTGGGCCTGCTCCTTTTTGCAGATGTTTACAGCTATATTTCCAATAAAATTAAAGAAAGTTGCACGGCTGGCTGA
- a CDS encoding SLC13 family permease has protein sequence MAEVESIKKESGPGIILVKLAIAVGLGLFVALLPTPENLSPEGHRLLALLVTVVILFVTEAIPIGVTALLVGSGLILFNIQTPHDAWAPYASPAVMFVLMIIMFGVVLNEVGLAKRIMYYLLKFAGTKVKRLSLILSIGCTMTASVFHDATVTVIMVFAFVPVFMAMGMKPGQGHRLPMFFMMLIPMAASAGGFATLLGGGRNPLAVEILQVFTEESPKFAEAITIGFMEYIIIQFPIAILTALGTWGVLWLAFRPKEKELSGIKLEDPGPMQFKEIGVLIVFIGTFVLWFMGDLTGWHVSIPAALAIAGFCGPKWISFQTICDKFPWESWIVFGAGVSLGMAMLNSGAGMFLAESLLPLLQGKHEFVVYFGFGFFGSFISSLMSNSAAVALMLPITLPMAEMMDMSPQAVALLAPMTTSFIMLVIGCPPTIIAYSTGYFSQGQFVKYAVPWCIFLLLVCSFSVMIYWPIIGFS, from the coding sequence ATGGCTGAAGTTGAATCCATCAAAAAAGAATCCGGCCCCGGCATAATCCTGGTCAAGCTTGCCATTGCCGTGGGTCTGGGCCTTTTTGTTGCATTACTGCCCACTCCGGAAAACTTATCCCCTGAAGGGCACAGGCTGCTGGCCCTGCTGGTCACTGTGGTCATCCTGTTTGTTACTGAGGCTATTCCCATCGGAGTTACCGCTCTCCTGGTCGGTTCAGGGCTTATTCTTTTCAATATCCAGACCCCCCACGATGCCTGGGCACCGTATGCCAGTCCGGCAGTCATGTTTGTGCTCATGATCATCATGTTCGGGGTAGTCCTGAATGAAGTTGGTCTGGCCAAGCGCATCATGTATTATCTCCTGAAATTTGCCGGGACCAAGGTCAAGCGCCTGAGCCTGATTCTTTCCATTGGCTGTACCATGACTGCCAGTGTATTTCATGATGCTACAGTCACGGTTATCATGGTCTTTGCCTTTGTGCCGGTGTTCATGGCCATGGGCATGAAGCCCGGCCAGGGCCACCGGCTGCCCATGTTCTTCATGATGCTCATCCCCATGGCTGCTTCAGCCGGAGGTTTTGCCACCTTGCTGGGCGGAGGACGTAATCCTCTGGCTGTGGAAATCCTGCAGGTCTTTACCGAAGAGTCACCCAAATTTGCCGAGGCAATTACCATCGGGTTCATGGAGTACATAATTATCCAGTTTCCCATAGCTATTCTTACAGCCCTGGGAACCTGGGGTGTTCTTTGGCTTGCTTTCAGGCCCAAGGAAAAGGAGCTTTCCGGGATAAAGCTGGAAGATCCCGGTCCCATGCAGTTCAAGGAAATCGGGGTCCTGATTGTGTTCATCGGAACATTTGTATTGTGGTTCATGGGCGATCTGACCGGATGGCATGTGAGTATCCCGGCGGCCCTGGCCATTGCAGGTTTTTGCGGACCAAAATGGATCTCTTTTCAGACCATCTGCGACAAATTTCCCTGGGAGTCGTGGATTGTGTTCGGGGCAGGAGTGTCTCTGGGCATGGCCATGCTCAACAGCGGAGCAGGCATGTTCCTTGCCGAGTCTTTGTTGCCTTTGCTGCAAGGCAAGCATGAATTTGTGGTCTATTTCGGATTTGGATTCTTTGGCTCCTTTATCTCCAGTCTCATGAGCAATTCAGCTGCTGTGGCCCTGATGCTGCCCATCACTCTGCCCATGGCCGAAATGATGGACATGTCACCCCAGGCTGTGGCCCTGCTGGCTCCCATGACCACTTCGTTCATCATGCTGGTCATTGGCTGCCCCCCGACCATTATTGCTTACAGCACCGGGTATTTTTCCCAGGGTCAGTTTGTGAAATACGCTGTTCCATGGTGCATTTTCCTCCTTCTGGTCTGCTCATTTTCAGTTATGATTTATTGGCCCATCATCGGCTTCTCCTAA
- a CDS encoding PEP/pyruvate-binding domain-containing protein: MSGLLDFFFGKKKDKPFDNIEDAVFKRKYEYFKSLLFNNNKALALINDLEDLILEHKPFDYNEVVSQSEQLISTVYDISEDINAISGGKYPGLFKATEKIGISILREFVRQRKLDKTHWTISLAGLSRESFDQVGSKAANLGEIFNRVHLPTPRGFGITAFACHQFLKQTKLDEAIKAKLKGLDISDTQALSQVCSEIKATVMNTDLPELLDNSIIQEVAELEKEFGPDIRLAVRSSATGEDSESSFAGQHSTLLNVTPKNMISAYKEVVASTFNPRAVFYRRSKGYRDVDVLMSVLCLIMVDPVSSGVLYSVSPTNKNDDDLYISANWGLGVSVVDGSMPTDFWRYSRAEGRIVTREVQPKKQMLIMDKIQGVIQASVQEDLQDRPCLNPDQLATLIDYGLKLEKHFGWPLDMEWAVDKKGTVFVLQARPLQRVLPDANDSEELGPQDTAGHAVILEGGMTACSGTASGPAYHVESEHNLAGIPQGAILIAPQTSPRFVSVMSRIAGIITDVGSVTGHMSSVAREFRIPTLVATSNATERIPNYQVITLDATGKRVYQGMVQSILKETRPVNLMKDSPVWKLVQKTLKKIIPLNLIDPKKSNFCPAGCFTLHDVVRFSHEMAMREMFNLSRDVRRGHYRATPLKTDPDLNINILDLGGGLTVEDQAAEVSMDHVLSIPFRALLRGMFHKNVHWTSPDELNMMDFASIVMENVLEQPRQKPGLDGPNYAIISGEYLNFSARLGYHFATVDAYCSEFVNDNYITFSFKGGAADVGRRTRRAALIAAILKKLGFRVEQKGDLVRAEMKKYDQVRLEDKIDHIGRLLGSVRLLDMVLTEDGHISWYADQFMKGNYTFARLDPGQS, translated from the coding sequence ATGTCCGGGTTATTGGACTTCTTTTTCGGCAAAAAAAAGGACAAACCTTTTGACAATATTGAAGATGCTGTATTCAAGCGTAAGTATGAATACTTTAAAAGCCTTCTTTTTAACAACAACAAGGCCCTGGCCCTGATCAACGACCTTGAAGACCTGATCCTTGAACACAAACCATTTGATTACAACGAAGTGGTTTCCCAGAGTGAGCAGCTCATCAGCACAGTTTACGACATATCCGAAGACATCAATGCCATTTCCGGGGGCAAGTATCCCGGTCTCTTCAAGGCCACTGAAAAAATCGGCATATCAATCCTGCGCGAATTCGTCCGCCAGCGCAAACTGGACAAAACCCACTGGACCATTTCCCTGGCCGGGCTGAGCCGTGAAAGCTTTGACCAGGTCGGAAGCAAGGCCGCCAATCTCGGAGAAATATTCAACCGGGTCCATCTTCCCACTCCCAGGGGCTTTGGTATCACTGCCTTTGCCTGCCATCAGTTTCTCAAGCAGACCAAGCTAGATGAGGCCATCAAGGCAAAACTCAAGGGCCTTGATATTTCCGACACCCAGGCCTTAAGCCAGGTCTGCAGCGAAATTAAGGCCACGGTCATGAACACTGATCTCCCTGAACTGCTGGATAACTCCATCATACAGGAAGTTGCTGAGCTGGAAAAAGAGTTCGGCCCTGATATCCGTCTGGCTGTCCGCAGCAGCGCCACAGGTGAGGACTCGGAGTCATCCTTTGCCGGTCAGCACAGCACCCTGCTTAATGTGACTCCCAAGAACATGATCAGCGCATATAAAGAGGTTGTAGCCAGCACCTTCAACCCCAGGGCCGTATTTTACAGACGAAGCAAGGGTTACCGGGACGTGGACGTACTCATGAGCGTCTTGTGTCTGATAATGGTAGACCCGGTCAGCAGTGGAGTGCTCTACAGCGTCAGCCCGACCAATAAAAATGATGACGACCTGTACATCAGTGCCAATTGGGGCCTGGGGGTCAGCGTGGTGGATGGGTCCATGCCAACGGATTTCTGGCGTTACAGCAGAGCAGAAGGCAGGATTGTCACCAGGGAAGTCCAGCCCAAGAAACAGATGCTGATCATGGACAAAATCCAGGGCGTAATCCAGGCTTCTGTTCAGGAGGACCTTCAGGACAGACCCTGCCTCAACCCGGACCAGCTGGCCACCCTTATTGATTACGGACTAAAACTTGAAAAACATTTTGGCTGGCCCCTGGACATGGAATGGGCCGTGGATAAAAAAGGAACTGTATTTGTTCTTCAGGCCAGACCATTGCAGAGAGTCCTGCCGGATGCCAATGATTCCGAGGAACTCGGGCCTCAAGACACAGCCGGGCATGCAGTCATCCTGGAGGGAGGAATGACTGCCTGTTCAGGCACAGCCAGCGGGCCTGCCTATCACGTTGAATCCGAGCACAACCTTGCAGGCATCCCCCAGGGGGCAATCCTGATAGCCCCTCAGACCTCTCCCAGGTTTGTATCGGTCATGTCCAGGATCGCCGGAATCATTACTGATGTCGGCAGTGTCACAGGACACATGTCCTCAGTAGCCAGGGAATTCCGGATCCCGACTTTGGTAGCTACTTCCAATGCCACAGAACGCATTCCCAACTATCAGGTCATTACCCTGGATGCCACTGGAAAAAGAGTTTACCAGGGCATGGTCCAGTCCATTCTTAAAGAAACCAGGCCCGTCAACCTGATGAAAGACAGCCCGGTCTGGAAGCTGGTCCAGAAAACCCTGAAGAAGATAATCCCCCTGAACCTGATTGACCCCAAGAAAAGCAACTTCTGTCCAGCCGGGTGCTTCACTCTGCATGACGTGGTCCGCTTTTCCCATGAAATGGCCATGCGGGAAATGTTCAACCTGAGCCGGGACGTTCGGCGCGGCCACTACAGAGCAACCCCGCTCAAAACCGACCCTGACCTGAACATCAACATCCTGGATCTGGGAGGGGGACTTACTGTGGAAGATCAGGCAGCAGAAGTTTCCATGGATCATGTCCTGTCCATCCCTTTCAGAGCCCTGCTCAGGGGCATGTTCCATAAAAACGTTCATTGGACCAGCCCTGATGAGCTGAACATGATGGACTTCGCCTCCATAGTGATGGAAAACGTGCTGGAACAACCCAGGCAGAAACCCGGCCTGGACGGACCAAACTATGCCATAATTTCCGGTGAATATCTCAATTTCAGCGCCAGGCTGGGCTACCACTTTGCAACAGTGGATGCCTACTGTTCAGAATTTGTCAATGACAACTACATCACCTTTTCATTCAAGGGTGGAGCAGCCGACGTGGGCCGAAGGACCAGGAGGGCAGCCCTGATTGCAGCCATCCTCAAAAAGCTAGGTTTCAGGGTGGAGCAGAAAGGAGACCTGGTCAGGGCTGAAATGAAAAAATATGACCAGGTCAGACTGGAGGACAAAATCGATCATATAGGACGCCTTCTGGGCTCAGTAAGGCTTCTGGACATGGTCCTGACCGAGGATGGTCATATCAGCTGGTATGCAGATCAGTTCATGAAAGGCAACTACACCTTTGCCAGGCTTGATCCAGGCCAGTCCTGA
- a CDS encoding PEP/pyruvate-binding domain-containing protein, translating to MLKFLDLLFDKFKIRMRIEDIDDAPLKKKYEFFKSLLSNNNQALALINDLENLLLDHKPFDYDDVVNQCEQLIGVVYEIAEDMNAISGGKYPGLFSATEKLGIAILKELIRKNKPDKSKWTIPLASLSRENQQLVGNKAANLAEISNRAHLPTPRGFSVTAYACHHFLKQSGLYGLIKEEMKGLDVRDTKKLESACFGIQKKVMDATLPAGIHKAITMELDSLISEFGPDIRLAVRSSAVGEDSQDASFAGQHSSVLNVAPESFFKAYKEVVAGTFNPRAVFYRRSKGYRDLDVLMSVLCLMMVDARASGCLYTADPNDSTRNDLLINANWGLGVSVVDGSMSTDYWRISREDRQVISQEISEKKAMLVMGGEYDLKKVKVPASQTSQACLAADEISRLVTYGLKLEKYFGHPLDMEWALDQNSNIFILQARPLQRFDQDTPGSCQLPSIPDHEQDIILSGGMTASPGTACGPAHVLGPDQDLSAVAQGSILVAPQTSPDYVPAMSRITGIITDVGSVTGHMASVAREFGIPTLVGTSTGTKIIAHLQVITLDATRQMVYRGRAESILKFKPPVNIMKDSPVFKLVRESLKKIVPLHLVDPGAKDFSPQGCQTLHDIVRFCHEMAMQEMFRLGEELQGLDKYMAVRLETDLPLNIHVLDLGGGVEFNPDGSGIGPDQISSIPLKALLKGMSHEDVRWSGDHPQSRLLDVVEYAIHRRKPAPRQKTPKAEPAGINYVIISDKYVNFNARLGYNFVTIDSFCSSRVNDNYIKLSFKGGAADIGPRTRRAKFISMILRKLGFKIMLKGDMLLAEMKKYDCPRIEHKLDLMGRMLGSIRLLDMGLADDGDLPWYVDEFLRGNYTFKNN from the coding sequence ATGCTAAAATTTCTGGATCTTCTTTTTGACAAATTTAAGATCAGGATGAGGATTGAAGACATTGATGATGCTCCACTCAAGAAAAAATATGAATTCTTCAAAAGTCTTCTTTCCAACAACAACCAGGCCCTGGCTCTGATCAACGATCTGGAGAATCTTCTTCTGGACCATAAACCTTTTGATTATGATGATGTGGTCAACCAGTGTGAACAGCTTATAGGGGTTGTCTATGAAATAGCCGAAGATATGAACGCCATCTCCGGAGGAAAATATCCAGGCCTGTTTTCAGCAACAGAAAAACTGGGGATAGCAATTCTTAAGGAGCTGATCCGCAAGAACAAGCCGGACAAATCCAAATGGACCATTCCCCTTGCCTCCTTAAGCCGGGAAAACCAGCAGCTGGTAGGCAACAAGGCTGCCAACCTGGCCGAGATATCCAACCGAGCCCACCTGCCTACTCCAAGAGGATTCTCTGTCACAGCTTATGCCTGCCACCATTTCCTCAAACAATCCGGTCTGTATGGACTGATCAAGGAGGAAATGAAAGGCCTGGACGTCAGGGATACCAAAAAGCTGGAATCAGCCTGCTTTGGAATCCAGAAAAAAGTCATGGATGCCACCCTTCCTGCTGGAATCCACAAAGCCATAACCATGGAGCTGGATTCCCTCATTTCAGAGTTTGGGCCGGATATCAGACTTGCTGTCCGGAGCAGCGCAGTGGGAGAAGATTCTCAGGATGCCAGTTTTGCAGGTCAGCACAGCTCAGTCCTCAATGTCGCACCTGAAAGCTTCTTCAAGGCGTACAAAGAAGTGGTGGCCGGCACCTTTAACCCCAGGGCTGTATTTTACAGGAGAAGTAAGGGTTACCGGGACCTGGATGTACTCATGAGCGTCCTCTGCCTGATGATGGTGGACGCCCGGGCCAGCGGCTGTCTATACACCGCAGATCCCAATGACAGCACCAGAAACGATCTACTCATAAATGCCAATTGGGGACTGGGAGTGAGCGTGGTGGACGGCTCCATGTCCACTGACTACTGGAGGATATCCAGAGAGGACAGACAAGTAATCAGCCAGGAAATATCAGAAAAAAAAGCAATGCTGGTCATGGGAGGCGAGTACGACCTAAAAAAGGTCAAAGTACCGGCCAGTCAGACCAGTCAGGCCTGCCTGGCTGCTGATGAGATCAGCCGTCTGGTAACCTACGGGCTCAAACTGGAAAAATATTTTGGCCATCCCCTGGATATGGAATGGGCTCTGGACCAAAACAGCAACATCTTTATTCTCCAGGCCAGACCATTGCAGAGGTTTGACCAGGACACTCCGGGGTCATGCCAGCTTCCATCCATACCAGATCATGAACAGGATATTATTCTGTCCGGAGGAATGACTGCTTCACCGGGCACTGCATGCGGTCCGGCCCATGTCCTGGGTCCGGACCAGGATCTCTCAGCTGTGGCTCAGGGGTCCATCCTGGTAGCGCCCCAGACCTCTCCTGATTATGTTCCGGCCATGTCCAGAATAACCGGAATAATCACCGATGTCGGCAGTGTGACCGGGCATATGGCCTCTGTGGCCAGGGAATTCGGCATTCCCACCCTGGTGGGAACATCCACCGGCACAAAAATCATCGCCCACCTCCAGGTGATTACTCTGGACGCTACCAGACAAATGGTTTACAGGGGCCGCGCTGAGAGTATTCTCAAATTCAAACCCCCGGTGAACATCATGAAGGACAGCCCGGTTTTCAAACTGGTCCGGGAAAGTCTCAAAAAAATTGTACCTCTGCATCTGGTTGATCCAGGTGCAAAGGATTTTTCTCCCCAGGGCTGCCAGACCCTGCACGACATAGTCCGTTTCTGCCATGAAATGGCCATGCAGGAGATGTTCAGGCTGGGAGAAGAGCTCCAGGGGCTGGACAAATACATGGCTGTCAGGCTTGAAACTGATCTGCCCCTGAATATCCATGTGTTGGACCTGGGTGGTGGTGTTGAGTTCAACCCGGATGGATCAGGGATCGGCCCGGATCAGATATCTTCAATTCCTCTCAAGGCCCTGCTCAAAGGAATGAGTCATGAGGATGTCCGATGGAGCGGAGACCACCCCCAATCCAGACTCCTGGATGTTGTCGAGTATGCCATCCACAGGCGCAAGCCGGCTCCGAGACAGAAAACCCCAAAAGCTGAACCAGCTGGCATAAACTATGTCATTATATCTGATAAGTATGTTAACTTTAATGCCAGGCTGGGCTATAATTTTGTAACCATTGACTCTTTCTGTTCGAGCCGGGTCAATGACAACTACATCAAACTGTCCTTTAAGGGAGGAGCAGCAGACATCGGACCCAGAACCAGAAGGGCCAAGTTCATATCCATGATTTTAAGAAAGCTTGGCTTCAAGATCATGCTTAAAGGAGACATGCTCCTGGCTGAAATGAAAAAATATGACTGCCCGAGAATAGAGCATAAACTGGACCTGATGGGCAGGATGCTGGGATCCATCCGGCTCCTTGATATGGGCCTTGCTGATGATGGTGATCTTCCCTGGTATGTGGACGAATTTTTGCGCGGCAACTACACTTTCAAAAATAATTAG
- a CDS encoding response regulator: MDQANSITSDSKPCILVIEESRIFCSILSRVLESQGFRVAKVFSLDRALEEIARDCPDVVVLSLTRFRGEGVSMLSVLKEAYSELPLIVLGFQEDSRLSLECMRLGAADFLLLPLDLEDLIKSISRLISDK; the protein is encoded by the coding sequence ATGGATCAGGCAAACAGCATAACATCAGACAGCAAGCCCTGTATTCTTGTGATTGAAGAAAGCAGGATATTTTGTTCAATCCTGTCCCGGGTGCTGGAAAGTCAGGGTTTCAGAGTGGCCAAAGTCTTTTCCCTGGATAGAGCCCTGGAAGAGATTGCCAGGGATTGTCCTGATGTTGTGGTCCTCAGTCTGACCCGTTTCAGGGGAGAAGGTGTATCCATGCTTTCCGTACTCAAGGAGGCTTACTCGGAGCTGCCGTTGATTGTCCTGGGCTTTCAGGAGGACAGCAGGCTTTCCCTGGAGTGCATGCGGCTGGGAGCCGCCGACTTCCTGCTGCTGCCCCTGGACCTGGAAGATCTGATAAAGAGTATATCCAGGCTTATAAGTGATAAGTGA
- a CDS encoding CBS domain-containing protein, translating into MEKSLVKELTCPVKDFPRIRENSTFVQAARALHQAQEEFTSGKGKQRILLVEDQDGKIKGKLSPFDLMRGLEPEYEKLVDTSKGAFVANYEYVIQTMREQYSFLEKPLSDLCSKAAQTKVRDFLRPVTEIQTIRSGASLNQALHRFIVTRFDSLFVVDDGKLVGVLRFSDVYREIYKTITQECNL; encoded by the coding sequence ATGGAAAAGTCACTGGTAAAAGAATTGACTTGTCCGGTCAAAGATTTCCCCAGAATCCGGGAGAATTCAACATTTGTCCAGGCTGCCAGGGCCCTGCATCAGGCCCAGGAGGAATTTACCTCGGGTAAGGGCAAGCAGAGGATTCTTTTGGTGGAAGATCAGGACGGAAAAATCAAGGGCAAGCTTTCACCTTTTGATCTGATGCGCGGTCTTGAGCCGGAATATGAAAAGCTGGTGGATACCAGTAAAGGTGCTTTTGTGGCCAACTACGAATACGTGATCCAGACCATGCGGGAGCAGTACTCATTTTTGGAAAAACCTTTGAGTGATCTCTGCTCCAAGGCAGCCCAGACAAAGGTCAGGGACTTTCTCAGGCCTGTGACTGAAATCCAGACCATAAGGTCCGGGGCCAGCCTGAATCAGGCTCTGCACAGGTTTATTGTAACTCGGTTTGACTCCTTGTTTGTGGTGGATGATGGCAAGCTGGTGGGAGTTTTAAGGTTTTCCGATGTGTACAGGGAAATCTATAAGACCATAACCCAGGAATGTAATTTATAA